One genomic segment of Oncorhynchus nerka isolate Pitt River linkage group LG16, Oner_Uvic_2.0, whole genome shotgun sequence includes these proteins:
- the LOC115144165 gene encoding zinc finger protein 841-like isoform X1, giving the protein MERHIRGAKGPSLPLPSLRLMIPPLRLVSAAIWQTIQQRHVMDYGMLEEFVTMVTEMVPELLNDSQRAQLILGLRARLVLELCRSKPITDLQTIQPHLDRIQTLTPFWRTQADAEVGLSESNFLGLVQTLLKDPGEREHFFQDVFPVEFGPSYDVGIQKLMWQFLSRLEKLLPVSNFQQAALLLSDVPSVLEECVESISHPQQLKTLLQYHRDLCQLDNHDSPSSTDGDCILSALGLPPVERVVITTEVKKEGTRMDVKEREGVDSRSGECEKNKTSSVSDEEVEDDAEFADPETDKVEPEYETVMGIGEDGIEKPFKLIKTQEETHYEKFRKKPKPEQKRNIGMSKEIRFSMIEKPSVDLQGIVIANMTQTPKSNQQVPRAKRSLERRTCKLCGKVVQRPAVLRKHMLTHTGDWPYQCPTCKKIYKALGSFQEHTERCVFPIEETPEDNESSISVMQYKGLMLKKILPRPQGQKAGPNEKKLKRIVCKTCPVCGKTFATGSSMTRHQIIHTEPKKCRVCEHIFPNSSELKTHMESHPKKGIHQCSNCERTFKHDYSVKAHEEACLFLSRQQGELGESRGPPATGQTDPGPSGSTHQQSMTCEAGIIQLSATLSKQNSAFTYMHSVEGSSARAKRSLERRTCKVCGKVVQRPAVLRKHMVTHTGDWPYRCPTCKKIYKTLRSFQEHIERCVFPIEETPEDSESSSTNATKHPSSTPEPNTPIGSSKRCARCPICHKFISGYLRYHILSHSDERPHACPRCGSKYKFDFVLRRHMRLFCKVRKGEPVELGEKKIHKCNECGKEFGLKSTLTAHKRIHNPLRCAYCRRMFPDQETLAIHKVEHKPVQCTMCEKSFNVIRYLSRHYVDDHQFSGPFRCTYCERSYAELSVFVRHERTHTGDLPYKCSHCPKKFHFETALVTHQRTHTGEKPCLCWECGKSFQSKGILKTHMNRVHTPQVKRFPCSQCNKAFRDKGQMKMHENVYHKGVRYPCSYCGKGFYSPAPLARHVLIHTGENPYSCTYKECTRVFKSASELRIHMRYHTGDRPFKCKDCGKGFVQAHYLTIHRRSHTGEKPYSCLTCNKSFSTSHQLSRHMKTHTGEKPYQCTDCGKAFNRRDRLRTHQDKCHPAF; this is encoded by the exons gtccctctcttcctctcccctctctgcggcttATGATTCCTCCACTGCGGCTGGTCTCAGCAGCCATCTGGCAAACGATCCAGCAGAGACACGTGATGGATTATGGGATGCTGGAGGAGTTTGTTACCATGGTTACAGAGATGGTTCCAGAGCTTCTGAATGACAGTCAGAGGGCCCAACTTATTCTGGGTCTTCGAGcacgg CTGGTCCTGGAGTTGTGTCGCTCGAAGCCGATTACAGACCTCCAGACCATTCAGCCACACCTGGACAGGATACAGACCCTTACACCTTTCTGGAGGACACAG GCTGATGCAGAGGTAGGGTTATCTGAATCCAATTTCCTGGGGCTGGTTCAAACCCTTCTGAAAGACCCAGGCGAGAGGGAACATTTCTTCCAG GATGTTTTTCCTGTAGAATTTGGTCCAAGTTATGACGTAGGCATACAGAAACTCATGTGGCAATTCCTATCGAGACTGGAGAAGCTACTTCCTGTGTCAAACTTCCAACAG GCTGCCTTGCTGCTCAGTGACGTCCCCTCTGTTCTGGAGGAATGTGTTGAGTCCATATCTCACCCTCAGCAGCTGAAAACCCTGCTTCAATACCACAGAGATCTCTGCCAGCTGGACAACCATG ACTCTCCATCTTCCACCGATGGGGACTGCATTCTCTCAGCTCTCGGTCTTCCTCCTGTGGAAAGGGTGGTAATTACAACAGAGGTGAAAAAAGAAGGAACACGTATGGATGTAAAAGAAAGAGAAGGGGTGGATAGCAGATCAGGGGAATGTGAGAAAAACAAAACATCCTCTGTTAgtgatgaggaggtggaggatgatgCAGAGTTTGCTGACCCAGAGACAGACAAGGTGGAACCAGAGTACGAAACAGTGATGGGTATAGGGGAAGATGGTATAGAGAAGCCTTTTAAACTAATCAAAACGCAAGAAGAAACCCATTATGAAAAATTCAGAAAAAAGCCCAAACCTGAACAAAAGAGAAACATAGGCATGTCTAAAGAAATCAGATTCTCCATGATAGAAAAACCCTCGGTGGACCTACAAGGGATTGTCATCGCTAACATGACACAGACCCCTAAATCAAATCAACAGGTCCCAAGAGCCAAAAGGTCCTTGGAGCGTAGGACATGCAAGTTGTGCGGTAAGGTCGTACAGCGTCCTGCAGTCTTGAGGAAACACATGTTGACTCACACTGGTGACTGGCCCTATCAATGTCCTACCTGCAAGAAGATTTACAAGGCCTTGGGAAGCTTCCAAGAACATACTGAAAGATGTGTCTTTCCTATTGAGGAAACACCTGAGGACAATGAGTCATCCATATCAGTGATGCAATACAAGGGTCTGATGTTGAAGAAAATTTTACCACGTCCGCAAGGACAAAAAGCAGGCCCAAATGAAAAAAAACTCAAACGCATTGTCTGCAAGACATGTCCTGTTTGTGGGAAGACTTTTGCAACAGGTTCAAGCATGACGCGGCATCAGATTATCCACACTGAGCCCAAAAAGTGCAGAGTGTGCGAACACATCTTCCCTAACTCTTCCGAACTGAAGACCCACATGGAGTCCCATCCGAAGAAAGGAATCCATCAATGTAGTAACTGTGAGAGGACCTTCAAGCATGATTACAGTGTGAAGGCTCATGAAGAGGCTTGTCTTTTTCTGAGTCGTCAACAAGGGGAGCTTGGAGAGAGCCGTGGTCCTCCAGCTACGGGGCAGACAGACCCAGGGCCATCAGGCAGTACACACCAGCAGAGCATGACATGTGAAGCAGGAATCATACAACTCTCTGCAACTCTGAGCAAACAGAATTCTGCCTTCACCTACATGCATTCTGTGGAGGGGTCATCAGCGAGAGCAAAACGGTCTCTGGAGCGTAGGACATGCAAGGTGTGCGGTAAGGTTGTACAGCGTCCTGCAGTTCTGAGGAAACACATGGTGACCCACACTGGTGACTGGCCCTATCGATGTCCCACCTGTAAGAAGATTTACAAGACCTTGAGAAGCTTCCAGGAACATATTGAAAGATGTGTCTTTCCTATTGAGGAAACACCTGAGGACAGTGAGTCGTCCTCCACCAATGCAACCAAACACCCATCTTCCACCCCGGAACCAAACACACCTATAGGATCATCCAAACGCTGTGCAAGGTGTCCTATTTGCCATAAATTTATATCGGGATACCTGAGATATCACATTCTCTCTCACTCAGATGAGCGCCCACACGCTTGCCCCCGTTGTGGGTCGAAATATAAGTTCGACTTTGTATTGAGGAGGCACATGAGACTGTTCTGCAAAGTGAGGAAGGGTGAACCTGTTGAATTAGGGGAAAAGAAAATCCACAAGTGTAATGAATGTGGGAAGGAATTTGGGCTAAAATCCACACTGACAGCACACAAACGCATCCACAACCCGCTCCGCTGCGCCTATTGCCGAAGGATGTTCCCAGACCAAGAAACGCTTGCAATTCACAAGGTAGAGCACAAACCGGTTCAATGCACCATGTGTGAGAAGAGCTTCAATGTGATAAGATACCTCTCCAGACACTACGTGGATGACCATCAGTTCAGCGGGCCGTTCCGCTGCACCTACTGTGAGAGAAGCTATGCCGAGTTATCTGTCTTCGTCCGACACGAGAGGACACACACCGGGGATCTTCCATATAAGTGCTCCCACTGTCCCAAGAAGTTCCATTTTGAAACTGCTCTTGTGACACACCAGAGAacgcacacaggagagaaaccgtgCCTTTGCTGGGAGTGTGGAAAGAGCTTCCAATCCAAGGGGATTCTGAAAACACACATGAATCGTGTTCACACTCCTCAGGTGAAACGTTTCCCTTGTTCCCAGTGTAACAAAGCTTTCAGGGACAAAGGTCAAATGAAGATGCATGAGAATGTATATCACAAAGGGGTGCGTTACCCGTGCTCCTACTGCGGTAAGGGATTCTATAGCCCTGCCCCATTGGCGAGACACGTATTGATTCACACAGGGGAGAACCCTTATTCCTGTACATATAAGGAATGTACCAGAGTTTTCAAATCTGCATCTGAACTGAGGATACACATGAGATACCATACTGGAGACCGGCCATTCAAGTGCAAGGACTGTGGGAAGGGTTTTGTTCAAGCCCATTATCTCACCATACACCGGCGAAGTCATACCGGGGAGAAACCGTATTCGTGTCTCACCTGCAACAAGTCCTTCAGCACCTCCCATCAGTTGAGCAGACACATGAAAacgcacacaggagagaagccttaccaatgTACGGATTGTGGGAAAGCTTTCAATCGTAGAGACCGTTTGCGGACTCATCAAGATAAATGCCATCCAGCTTTTTAG
- the LOC115144165 gene encoding zinc finger protein 841-like isoform X2, whose translation MIPPLRLVSAAIWQTIQQRHVMDYGMLEEFVTMVTEMVPELLNDSQRAQLILGLRARLVLELCRSKPITDLQTIQPHLDRIQTLTPFWRTQADAEVGLSESNFLGLVQTLLKDPGEREHFFQDVFPVEFGPSYDVGIQKLMWQFLSRLEKLLPVSNFQQAALLLSDVPSVLEECVESISHPQQLKTLLQYHRDLCQLDNHDSPSSTDGDCILSALGLPPVERVVITTEVKKEGTRMDVKEREGVDSRSGECEKNKTSSVSDEEVEDDAEFADPETDKVEPEYETVMGIGEDGIEKPFKLIKTQEETHYEKFRKKPKPEQKRNIGMSKEIRFSMIEKPSVDLQGIVIANMTQTPKSNQQVPRAKRSLERRTCKLCGKVVQRPAVLRKHMLTHTGDWPYQCPTCKKIYKALGSFQEHTERCVFPIEETPEDNESSISVMQYKGLMLKKILPRPQGQKAGPNEKKLKRIVCKTCPVCGKTFATGSSMTRHQIIHTEPKKCRVCEHIFPNSSELKTHMESHPKKGIHQCSNCERTFKHDYSVKAHEEACLFLSRQQGELGESRGPPATGQTDPGPSGSTHQQSMTCEAGIIQLSATLSKQNSAFTYMHSVEGSSARAKRSLERRTCKVCGKVVQRPAVLRKHMVTHTGDWPYRCPTCKKIYKTLRSFQEHIERCVFPIEETPEDSESSSTNATKHPSSTPEPNTPIGSSKRCARCPICHKFISGYLRYHILSHSDERPHACPRCGSKYKFDFVLRRHMRLFCKVRKGEPVELGEKKIHKCNECGKEFGLKSTLTAHKRIHNPLRCAYCRRMFPDQETLAIHKVEHKPVQCTMCEKSFNVIRYLSRHYVDDHQFSGPFRCTYCERSYAELSVFVRHERTHTGDLPYKCSHCPKKFHFETALVTHQRTHTGEKPCLCWECGKSFQSKGILKTHMNRVHTPQVKRFPCSQCNKAFRDKGQMKMHENVYHKGVRYPCSYCGKGFYSPAPLARHVLIHTGENPYSCTYKECTRVFKSASELRIHMRYHTGDRPFKCKDCGKGFVQAHYLTIHRRSHTGEKPYSCLTCNKSFSTSHQLSRHMKTHTGEKPYQCTDCGKAFNRRDRLRTHQDKCHPAF comes from the exons ATGATTCCTCCACTGCGGCTGGTCTCAGCAGCCATCTGGCAAACGATCCAGCAGAGACACGTGATGGATTATGGGATGCTGGAGGAGTTTGTTACCATGGTTACAGAGATGGTTCCAGAGCTTCTGAATGACAGTCAGAGGGCCCAACTTATTCTGGGTCTTCGAGcacgg CTGGTCCTGGAGTTGTGTCGCTCGAAGCCGATTACAGACCTCCAGACCATTCAGCCACACCTGGACAGGATACAGACCCTTACACCTTTCTGGAGGACACAG GCTGATGCAGAGGTAGGGTTATCTGAATCCAATTTCCTGGGGCTGGTTCAAACCCTTCTGAAAGACCCAGGCGAGAGGGAACATTTCTTCCAG GATGTTTTTCCTGTAGAATTTGGTCCAAGTTATGACGTAGGCATACAGAAACTCATGTGGCAATTCCTATCGAGACTGGAGAAGCTACTTCCTGTGTCAAACTTCCAACAG GCTGCCTTGCTGCTCAGTGACGTCCCCTCTGTTCTGGAGGAATGTGTTGAGTCCATATCTCACCCTCAGCAGCTGAAAACCCTGCTTCAATACCACAGAGATCTCTGCCAGCTGGACAACCATG ACTCTCCATCTTCCACCGATGGGGACTGCATTCTCTCAGCTCTCGGTCTTCCTCCTGTGGAAAGGGTGGTAATTACAACAGAGGTGAAAAAAGAAGGAACACGTATGGATGTAAAAGAAAGAGAAGGGGTGGATAGCAGATCAGGGGAATGTGAGAAAAACAAAACATCCTCTGTTAgtgatgaggaggtggaggatgatgCAGAGTTTGCTGACCCAGAGACAGACAAGGTGGAACCAGAGTACGAAACAGTGATGGGTATAGGGGAAGATGGTATAGAGAAGCCTTTTAAACTAATCAAAACGCAAGAAGAAACCCATTATGAAAAATTCAGAAAAAAGCCCAAACCTGAACAAAAGAGAAACATAGGCATGTCTAAAGAAATCAGATTCTCCATGATAGAAAAACCCTCGGTGGACCTACAAGGGATTGTCATCGCTAACATGACACAGACCCCTAAATCAAATCAACAGGTCCCAAGAGCCAAAAGGTCCTTGGAGCGTAGGACATGCAAGTTGTGCGGTAAGGTCGTACAGCGTCCTGCAGTCTTGAGGAAACACATGTTGACTCACACTGGTGACTGGCCCTATCAATGTCCTACCTGCAAGAAGATTTACAAGGCCTTGGGAAGCTTCCAAGAACATACTGAAAGATGTGTCTTTCCTATTGAGGAAACACCTGAGGACAATGAGTCATCCATATCAGTGATGCAATACAAGGGTCTGATGTTGAAGAAAATTTTACCACGTCCGCAAGGACAAAAAGCAGGCCCAAATGAAAAAAAACTCAAACGCATTGTCTGCAAGACATGTCCTGTTTGTGGGAAGACTTTTGCAACAGGTTCAAGCATGACGCGGCATCAGATTATCCACACTGAGCCCAAAAAGTGCAGAGTGTGCGAACACATCTTCCCTAACTCTTCCGAACTGAAGACCCACATGGAGTCCCATCCGAAGAAAGGAATCCATCAATGTAGTAACTGTGAGAGGACCTTCAAGCATGATTACAGTGTGAAGGCTCATGAAGAGGCTTGTCTTTTTCTGAGTCGTCAACAAGGGGAGCTTGGAGAGAGCCGTGGTCCTCCAGCTACGGGGCAGACAGACCCAGGGCCATCAGGCAGTACACACCAGCAGAGCATGACATGTGAAGCAGGAATCATACAACTCTCTGCAACTCTGAGCAAACAGAATTCTGCCTTCACCTACATGCATTCTGTGGAGGGGTCATCAGCGAGAGCAAAACGGTCTCTGGAGCGTAGGACATGCAAGGTGTGCGGTAAGGTTGTACAGCGTCCTGCAGTTCTGAGGAAACACATGGTGACCCACACTGGTGACTGGCCCTATCGATGTCCCACCTGTAAGAAGATTTACAAGACCTTGAGAAGCTTCCAGGAACATATTGAAAGATGTGTCTTTCCTATTGAGGAAACACCTGAGGACAGTGAGTCGTCCTCCACCAATGCAACCAAACACCCATCTTCCACCCCGGAACCAAACACACCTATAGGATCATCCAAACGCTGTGCAAGGTGTCCTATTTGCCATAAATTTATATCGGGATACCTGAGATATCACATTCTCTCTCACTCAGATGAGCGCCCACACGCTTGCCCCCGTTGTGGGTCGAAATATAAGTTCGACTTTGTATTGAGGAGGCACATGAGACTGTTCTGCAAAGTGAGGAAGGGTGAACCTGTTGAATTAGGGGAAAAGAAAATCCACAAGTGTAATGAATGTGGGAAGGAATTTGGGCTAAAATCCACACTGACAGCACACAAACGCATCCACAACCCGCTCCGCTGCGCCTATTGCCGAAGGATGTTCCCAGACCAAGAAACGCTTGCAATTCACAAGGTAGAGCACAAACCGGTTCAATGCACCATGTGTGAGAAGAGCTTCAATGTGATAAGATACCTCTCCAGACACTACGTGGATGACCATCAGTTCAGCGGGCCGTTCCGCTGCACCTACTGTGAGAGAAGCTATGCCGAGTTATCTGTCTTCGTCCGACACGAGAGGACACACACCGGGGATCTTCCATATAAGTGCTCCCACTGTCCCAAGAAGTTCCATTTTGAAACTGCTCTTGTGACACACCAGAGAacgcacacaggagagaaaccgtgCCTTTGCTGGGAGTGTGGAAAGAGCTTCCAATCCAAGGGGATTCTGAAAACACACATGAATCGTGTTCACACTCCTCAGGTGAAACGTTTCCCTTGTTCCCAGTGTAACAAAGCTTTCAGGGACAAAGGTCAAATGAAGATGCATGAGAATGTATATCACAAAGGGGTGCGTTACCCGTGCTCCTACTGCGGTAAGGGATTCTATAGCCCTGCCCCATTGGCGAGACACGTATTGATTCACACAGGGGAGAACCCTTATTCCTGTACATATAAGGAATGTACCAGAGTTTTCAAATCTGCATCTGAACTGAGGATACACATGAGATACCATACTGGAGACCGGCCATTCAAGTGCAAGGACTGTGGGAAGGGTTTTGTTCAAGCCCATTATCTCACCATACACCGGCGAAGTCATACCGGGGAGAAACCGTATTCGTGTCTCACCTGCAACAAGTCCTTCAGCACCTCCCATCAGTTGAGCAGACACATGAAAacgcacacaggagagaagccttaccaatgTACGGATTGTGGGAAAGCTTTCAATCGTAGAGACCGTTTGCGGACTCATCAAGATAAATGCCATCCAGCTTTTTAG
- the LOC115144165 gene encoding zinc finger protein 420-like isoform X3, with the protein MWQFLSRLEKLLPVSNFQQAALLLSDVPSVLEECVESISHPQQLKTLLQYHRDLCQLDNHDSPSSTDGDCILSALGLPPVERVVITTEVKKEGTRMDVKEREGVDSRSGECEKNKTSSVSDEEVEDDAEFADPETDKVEPEYETVMGIGEDGIEKPFKLIKTQEETHYEKFRKKPKPEQKRNIGMSKEIRFSMIEKPSVDLQGIVIANMTQTPKSNQQVPRAKRSLERRTCKLCGKVVQRPAVLRKHMLTHTGDWPYQCPTCKKIYKALGSFQEHTERCVFPIEETPEDNESSISVMQYKGLMLKKILPRPQGQKAGPNEKKLKRIVCKTCPVCGKTFATGSSMTRHQIIHTEPKKCRVCEHIFPNSSELKTHMESHPKKGIHQCSNCERTFKHDYSVKAHEEACLFLSRQQGELGESRGPPATGQTDPGPSGSTHQQSMTCEAGIIQLSATLSKQNSAFTYMHSVEGSSARAKRSLERRTCKVCGKVVQRPAVLRKHMVTHTGDWPYRCPTCKKIYKTLRSFQEHIERCVFPIEETPEDSESSSTNATKHPSSTPEPNTPIGSSKRCARCPICHKFISGYLRYHILSHSDERPHACPRCGSKYKFDFVLRRHMRLFCKVRKGEPVELGEKKIHKCNECGKEFGLKSTLTAHKRIHNPLRCAYCRRMFPDQETLAIHKVEHKPVQCTMCEKSFNVIRYLSRHYVDDHQFSGPFRCTYCERSYAELSVFVRHERTHTGDLPYKCSHCPKKFHFETALVTHQRTHTGEKPCLCWECGKSFQSKGILKTHMNRVHTPQVKRFPCSQCNKAFRDKGQMKMHENVYHKGVRYPCSYCGKGFYSPAPLARHVLIHTGENPYSCTYKECTRVFKSASELRIHMRYHTGDRPFKCKDCGKGFVQAHYLTIHRRSHTGEKPYSCLTCNKSFSTSHQLSRHMKTHTGEKPYQCTDCGKAFNRRDRLRTHQDKCHPAF; encoded by the exons ATGTGGCAATTCCTATCGAGACTGGAGAAGCTACTTCCTGTGTCAAACTTCCAACAG GCTGCCTTGCTGCTCAGTGACGTCCCCTCTGTTCTGGAGGAATGTGTTGAGTCCATATCTCACCCTCAGCAGCTGAAAACCCTGCTTCAATACCACAGAGATCTCTGCCAGCTGGACAACCATG ACTCTCCATCTTCCACCGATGGGGACTGCATTCTCTCAGCTCTCGGTCTTCCTCCTGTGGAAAGGGTGGTAATTACAACAGAGGTGAAAAAAGAAGGAACACGTATGGATGTAAAAGAAAGAGAAGGGGTGGATAGCAGATCAGGGGAATGTGAGAAAAACAAAACATCCTCTGTTAgtgatgaggaggtggaggatgatgCAGAGTTTGCTGACCCAGAGACAGACAAGGTGGAACCAGAGTACGAAACAGTGATGGGTATAGGGGAAGATGGTATAGAGAAGCCTTTTAAACTAATCAAAACGCAAGAAGAAACCCATTATGAAAAATTCAGAAAAAAGCCCAAACCTGAACAAAAGAGAAACATAGGCATGTCTAAAGAAATCAGATTCTCCATGATAGAAAAACCCTCGGTGGACCTACAAGGGATTGTCATCGCTAACATGACACAGACCCCTAAATCAAATCAACAGGTCCCAAGAGCCAAAAGGTCCTTGGAGCGTAGGACATGCAAGTTGTGCGGTAAGGTCGTACAGCGTCCTGCAGTCTTGAGGAAACACATGTTGACTCACACTGGTGACTGGCCCTATCAATGTCCTACCTGCAAGAAGATTTACAAGGCCTTGGGAAGCTTCCAAGAACATACTGAAAGATGTGTCTTTCCTATTGAGGAAACACCTGAGGACAATGAGTCATCCATATCAGTGATGCAATACAAGGGTCTGATGTTGAAGAAAATTTTACCACGTCCGCAAGGACAAAAAGCAGGCCCAAATGAAAAAAAACTCAAACGCATTGTCTGCAAGACATGTCCTGTTTGTGGGAAGACTTTTGCAACAGGTTCAAGCATGACGCGGCATCAGATTATCCACACTGAGCCCAAAAAGTGCAGAGTGTGCGAACACATCTTCCCTAACTCTTCCGAACTGAAGACCCACATGGAGTCCCATCCGAAGAAAGGAATCCATCAATGTAGTAACTGTGAGAGGACCTTCAAGCATGATTACAGTGTGAAGGCTCATGAAGAGGCTTGTCTTTTTCTGAGTCGTCAACAAGGGGAGCTTGGAGAGAGCCGTGGTCCTCCAGCTACGGGGCAGACAGACCCAGGGCCATCAGGCAGTACACACCAGCAGAGCATGACATGTGAAGCAGGAATCATACAACTCTCTGCAACTCTGAGCAAACAGAATTCTGCCTTCACCTACATGCATTCTGTGGAGGGGTCATCAGCGAGAGCAAAACGGTCTCTGGAGCGTAGGACATGCAAGGTGTGCGGTAAGGTTGTACAGCGTCCTGCAGTTCTGAGGAAACACATGGTGACCCACACTGGTGACTGGCCCTATCGATGTCCCACCTGTAAGAAGATTTACAAGACCTTGAGAAGCTTCCAGGAACATATTGAAAGATGTGTCTTTCCTATTGAGGAAACACCTGAGGACAGTGAGTCGTCCTCCACCAATGCAACCAAACACCCATCTTCCACCCCGGAACCAAACACACCTATAGGATCATCCAAACGCTGTGCAAGGTGTCCTATTTGCCATAAATTTATATCGGGATACCTGAGATATCACATTCTCTCTCACTCAGATGAGCGCCCACACGCTTGCCCCCGTTGTGGGTCGAAATATAAGTTCGACTTTGTATTGAGGAGGCACATGAGACTGTTCTGCAAAGTGAGGAAGGGTGAACCTGTTGAATTAGGGGAAAAGAAAATCCACAAGTGTAATGAATGTGGGAAGGAATTTGGGCTAAAATCCACACTGACAGCACACAAACGCATCCACAACCCGCTCCGCTGCGCCTATTGCCGAAGGATGTTCCCAGACCAAGAAACGCTTGCAATTCACAAGGTAGAGCACAAACCGGTTCAATGCACCATGTGTGAGAAGAGCTTCAATGTGATAAGATACCTCTCCAGACACTACGTGGATGACCATCAGTTCAGCGGGCCGTTCCGCTGCACCTACTGTGAGAGAAGCTATGCCGAGTTATCTGTCTTCGTCCGACACGAGAGGACACACACCGGGGATCTTCCATATAAGTGCTCCCACTGTCCCAAGAAGTTCCATTTTGAAACTGCTCTTGTGACACACCAGAGAacgcacacaggagagaaaccgtgCCTTTGCTGGGAGTGTGGAAAGAGCTTCCAATCCAAGGGGATTCTGAAAACACACATGAATCGTGTTCACACTCCTCAGGTGAAACGTTTCCCTTGTTCCCAGTGTAACAAAGCTTTCAGGGACAAAGGTCAAATGAAGATGCATGAGAATGTATATCACAAAGGGGTGCGTTACCCGTGCTCCTACTGCGGTAAGGGATTCTATAGCCCTGCCCCATTGGCGAGACACGTATTGATTCACACAGGGGAGAACCCTTATTCCTGTACATATAAGGAATGTACCAGAGTTTTCAAATCTGCATCTGAACTGAGGATACACATGAGATACCATACTGGAGACCGGCCATTCAAGTGCAAGGACTGTGGGAAGGGTTTTGTTCAAGCCCATTATCTCACCATACACCGGCGAAGTCATACCGGGGAGAAACCGTATTCGTGTCTCACCTGCAACAAGTCCTTCAGCACCTCCCATCAGTTGAGCAGACACATGAAAacgcacacaggagagaagccttaccaatgTACGGATTGTGGGAAAGCTTTCAATCGTAGAGACCGTTTGCGGACTCATCAAGATAAATGCCATCCAGCTTTTTAG
- the LOC115144166 gene encoding ER lumen protein-retaining receptor 2 gives MNIFRLTGDLSHLAAIIILLLKIWKTRSCAGISGKSQILFALVFTSRYLDLLTSFISLYNTTMKVIYIGCAYATVYLIYAKFKATYDGNHDTFRVEFLVVPVGGLAFLVNHDFSPLEILWTFSIYLESVAILPQLFMISKTGEAETITTHYLFFLGLYRALYLINWIWRFYFEGFFDMIAIVAGVVQTILYCDFFYLYVTKVLKGKKLSLPA, from the exons ATGAACATTTTCAGACTCACTGGTGATCTCTCACATTTAGCAGCCATCATCATCCTGCTGCTAAAAATATGGAAAACCAGGTCCTGTGCTG GTATCTCTGGGAAAAGTCAGATCTTGTTCGCCTTGGTGTTCACCAGTCGCTACTTGGACCTGCTcacctccttcatctccctctaCAACACTACCATGAAG GTAATCTACATTGGCTGTGCGTACGCCACCGTGTACCTGATCTACGCTAAGTTCAAGGCCACCTATGACGGTAACCACGACACCTTCAGAGTGGAGTTCCTGGTCGTCCCAGTAGGAGGGCTGGCGTTCCTTGTCAACCACGACTTCTCTCCCCTCGAG atCCTGTGGACGTTCTCTATCTACCTGGAGTCGGTGGCCATCTTACCCCAGCTCTTCATGATCAGTAAGACGGGCGAGGCGGAGACCATCACCACCCACTACCTGTTCTTCCTGGGCCTGTACCGGGCTCTCTACCTCATCAACTGGATCTGGCGCTTCTACTTCGAGGGATTCTTCGACATGATCGCCATCGTGGCCGGTGTTGTTCAGACAATCCTGTATTGCGACTTCTTCTATCTGTATGTGACAAAAG TACTGAAAGGAAAGAAGCTGAGTCTGCCAGCCTAA